The genomic interval AAGACGTTCATGGTCGGCCCTGTCCCGCTCACCGTGAAGGCCTCGCTGACGGGCGGCGTGACGATGCGCGTGAGTGGCCAGGTGAACCCCCTGATCGCCGCGGTCACCGGCGCCGCGGGCGGCTTCGCCAACGTGGTGGCCTCCGCCGCGGTGAACGTCGCCATCGCCAGCTTTGGCGTGACCGGCACCCTGCGGCTGATCAACGCCACGGTGGAGGCCCTGGCCAGCCTCGACTGGAGCCTCTGCATGGCTTCCTGGAAGCTCAAGTCGACCCTCAACATGAACGCGCTCTCGGGCACGCTGACGGGGTTCGTGAAGATCAAGCTCCTGTTCTTCAAGAAGACCTGGAACGTCACCATCGCGAACTGGTCCGGCATCGTGAGGAACCTCGTCCTGTACGACGCCTCCGGCTCCATCTCGGCCTCGGGCTGCTAGCCGGGCTGCCCCTGCCACCGCGCGGCCGCGCCCCGGAGGCGCTGGCCGCGCGCGGGGCGGGATGACCGGGCGCTGGCTCCTCGACTGAGCAATCGGCCGAGGAGACCGGGCCCGCCCTTCCAACCAGAACTGAAACCAGAACTGAAGCGGCCAGGGCCGCTGACTCGGGAGTTTCCCATGCGGAAGTCGGGGAAGTGGATGAACGTGGGCGGCAAGCCCTTCAGCAAGGTCCTCAGGGTGGGGCTCCCCTTCCTCCTCGTGAGCATGCTGGGGCTCTGGTGGGGGGCATCCCGGTCCGCCGCGGTGGCCCCCTCGGAGACGTCGCGGTCCCCCCAGGCCGCTCCCGCGGTGGCGGGCCTGTCGACGCAGCTCCAGGGCGTGTCTCCCAGCCCCTTGACGGGGACGCGGGCGTGGGTCCCCGGGGCGCTCTACCGCTACGCCCTGAACGCGGATCAGAAGATCTCCTTCCGCCCCACCCAGCCTGGCGCGCAGGCGCTGCCGGGCATGAGGTTCATCCTCCGGGGCGAGTGGACCATGGGGATCGTCTCCGCGGAGGCCGAGCGCGTCGACGCGCGGGTGAGCCTGCAGCTCTCCTCGCTGACGGTGGAGGTCGGCGACAGTGGCCCTGTCGCCCCCGACGTCCAGCAAAACCTTGCCACGGCGTTGCAGCTCCCCTTCTTCCTCACGCACGACAATAGCGGTCGGGTGACGCTCACGCACTTCGAGCAGGCCGCCGACCCGCTCGTGCGAGGCATCCTCCGGTCCATCGTGGCGAGCTCCCAGTTCGTCGTGGTCGGAGCGCCGGGCGCCACCTGGACGGCGGAGGAGTTTGACACCACGGGGCGGTACAGCGCCGGGTACCTGCGCCTGGAACCGGGCCGCTTCGAGAAGCGCAAGCTGTCCTACTCCCACGTGGCTTTCCCTCAGGGGCTCGAGCCGCTGAGCGGGCAGGTCCGCATCAACGTGAGCACCCGAAGCACCTTCGCGCTGGCGCAGGATCTCTGGACGAGCTCGCTCGATGCCCAGGAGCGGGTGGAGGTGGAGGCGGGCCAGACCATGCCCCCCACCACCTATGAGTCCTCGCTGAGCCTGAGCCTGCTGGAGCGCCGCGTGGACCCGACGTTGATTGGCGCATTCGTGGCGCGCCGGGCCTGGCTGAGCTCCGCCGCCATGTCCGCCTTCCAGGGCATGGAGCAGGACCCGATGGACCAGTACCGCCAGGTGCTGGGCGGCAAGGACTTCGACACGCTGATTAAAGAGCTGCGCGCGCTCCCCGAGGAGCCCACGGCTCGTGACGAGGCGCGCTCCATTGTGCTGGAGCAACTGCGCGCGCTCTTCATGCTCCACCCCTCCGAGGCCGCGAAGGTCCCCGACATCATCCGCGCGGGCATGGCTCCGCTCGCGGCCAGCCCCATGCTCGGCGCGCTCTCCGCGGCCAGCACCCGCGAGGCCATTCAGGCCCTGGCGGAGGTCACGGGTGATGGCGCCATCCCCCATGACATCCGCATGGACTCGGTGGCCGCGCTCGGCGTGGCGAAGGATCCCACGGTGGAGGGCCTCGAGGCCCTTCGCGGCGTGGCGGGCGAAGAGGACGGGATGCTGCGCGACACGGCCAGGCTGGCGCTCGGCAACGCCGCGGCCCAGCTGACCGACACCGACCCCAAGGGCGCGGAGAACCTGGTCAGCGAGCTCACCCGTGACTATCGCTCCGCCTCCACCGCGGAGGCGCAGGTGGGGGCGCTCAACAGCCTGGGCAACACCCGCTCCCCGAGCGCGCTCGCCACGCTGGAGGACGCGCTCCAGTCGCAGGATCCCCGGGTGCGTCAGGCCGCGCTCAATGCGCTGCGCATCATCCAGGATCCTCGCGCTGACCAGCTCCTCGCCAATCACCTGCTCAAGGATCCGGCCCCGGAGGTCCGCCAGGCCGCCGTCTTCGCCAGCAACTTCCGGCCCCTGGCGCCCCTGCTGCCCGCCTTGGCGCAGGCGCTGCGCATGGACCCCGCGGACGGGGTGAGGAACGAGGTGATTCACCTGCTCGGAGATCAGCGGGCCCTGGTGCCTGAAGCACTGCCCTTGTTGGCCTGGGCCAGCCAACACGACGCGAACCCGGACCTCCGGCAGGCGGCCGCGGTCTTCGTCAACACGCCCACGACGCGCAGCTCCACTCCGCGCGCCTCTCCGTAACGAACACTCACCGGCTTTCCGCGCCGCATGGCGCGGCATGAACAAGCAAGGACATTCCGATGTCGCGAAAAATCTGGGGGGCCATGGCCCTGGTGGTGGTGGCGATGGTGTTGCCAGCACAGGTGCAGGCGCAGCCTCTCCTGCTGGGCCGATGCACCGTCGACAACCTTTCGACGAGTGACGCGGCGAAGCAGCGAGTCGAGTGGGCTCGCAAGTGCGCGCTGAACCAGAACGTCGGGCACCCGGGGGCCGCGTTCAACACCGGCCTGAGCTCCGCGAGCGGTGGGACGCTGAAGGACTATCTGGAGTCGGACCTGGAGCGGAACTCGGCGGGAGAGGGCTCGTTCGCGGGCTCGAACTTCCAGGTGAACAACGCGGCCATGTTCGCTCTCTATAACGCGGGCCCCACCTACCAGGCGTTGGACACCGACGGCTACCTGCAGTGGTCTCGCGACTCGTGGCGGAGGAAGGGACGCCCGCTCTACCCCACCTTCGGCACGACGCCCGACATCGCCGATGGGGACAACCGCCAGCTCTTCCCTCACAAGGACTTGGCGAACTGCAGGCTCTACTTCGACAAGGAGAGCACCGAGCCGGCCTTCACCGCCTTCCATGTGAACGGCTACTGCGAGTCGGCCTGCTACACCGCCGAGCAGAAGATCCTCTTTTCCGACGGCGACCTCCCCATCCGTGAGGCGATGGAGGCGCTGCGTGAGGATCTGATCACGCTGACGCCGGACTCCACGTTCGATAATCTCCAGCTCCAGCCGAACCTCACCTACAGCTACACGCGAGAGCTCCGGGACGCGGAGCACACGCTCTTTGTCATCACCGCCCGTTCTGGCGGTCAGCTCCGCCTCACCCTCGAGCACCCGGTCATCACCGGCGAGGGCCGCATCGTGCAGGCGCAGACCCTCAAGGTGGGCGACGCGCTGGTGAAGGCCGACGGCACCCTGGATCCCATCGTGGACATCCAGAAGGCCACCTTCTTCGGCAAGGTCTACAACCTCGCCCCGGTGACGACAGATCGGGTGTCCAACATCCTCGTAGCCCATGGCTACCTGGTGGGCTCCGTGCGGTTCCAGAACGACGAGGTGGGCTACCTCAACCGCATCATCCTCTACCGGAGCATTCCCGCCGACGTGCTCCCCCAGGTGGAGAGCCCATGAAGCGCCCTCTCTACCCGTTCGTCACCGCGGGGCTCGCGGGGCTGGTGCTCATCGCCTCGGCGCTCGACGGCGCGGAGGACGCTACCCCCGTGACGGCGGCTTTGGCGCAGGTCTCTCCCGCACCAACCCCGCTGGCTCGTGACACGGCGCCGGAGCCCACCCTCGCGCCTCGCCCGTCCCCGCAGTCCTCGGCACCGGCGGCAGCCCTGGGGGACGACGGGGGGCCCGGCGAGTTCACCACCACCACCGACCGGGTCAAGGCGGAGATCTTCCAGACGGAGCCCGAGCTGGCTCGGTTCGACTCCTTCCGCGAGCATGTCCTCCTCGATTCCAACGGCCGCGAGGACTACGAGGCGCTGCTCGCCGACACGCGGATGCATGAGCAACTGCGCCGGGCGCTCAGCACCTCGACGCAGGCCGAGGAGACGCTGGAGTCCAGCTTCAAGCGCCTGATGCAGATCGACTACCTGCGCGAGGCGTTGGCCTGGAGGCAAAACCCGGCGCGCGCGCAACTGGTGTCCACGGTCGAGCGCATCATCCTGGAGGACTCGTTCACCGCGGAGTTGTCGCCGGGCGTCAGGCGCTCGATGGCCGCGACCCGGATGGAGCTCTTCGAGATCTTCGCGGATCAAGAGCCCGAGAGAGCGGGTGCCCTGGTCGAGGCCGCGAAGGGGACGCCGCTCGAGAAGCTGCTGCAGTACTTCGCCGCGCGCAACCAGCGTCGACGGGTGAAGGAGCGGGAGCTGAGCGTTCAAGCACAGGCGCGCCGTGGCGTGACGCCCTGATGGGCCGCGCCGCCAACTCATCGGTTGAAAGGGAGAGCAGATGCGAAGCGTGAAGAGCTTGAGCAGGTTTATCACCCTGAGCCTCGTCCTGGCCTCGGTGGGGGTGCTCGCCGCGCCGCCTCGGAAGTCGGGGCCGGGCCGGTTGATGCGGGCCGACAACCCCGTGACGGGCGAGTACCTGGTGGTGCTGAAGGAGAAGCCCGGGCGCGGTCTGTCGAGCATGGCGGCGAAGGCGGGCGCGCTGGCCCGGCAGTACGGTGCGCGCGTCCTCACCACCCACGAGACCGCCTTCCGTGGCTTCCTCATCTCCGCCAGCGAGGAGCAGGCCCAGGCGCTCGCCGAGGCTCCTCAGGTGGACTACGTCCTGGAGAATGGCATCGTCCAGCCCTCGGGCGTCCAGAGCCCCGCGGACTGGAACCTGGATCGGATCGACCAGGAAACCCTCCCGCTGGACAACAGCTACCTGGCCGAGGACGCGACGGGCGTCACCGTCTACATCATCGACTCGGGCATCCGGGCGTCACACCTGGAGTTCGAGGGGCGTGCCCAGGTCGAGTTCAACGCCGTCCCCAACCAGACCGGGGATGACGTCACCGGGCATGGCACCGCCGTCGCGGGAATCATCGGTGGCAAGACGCATGGCGTCGCCAAGAAGGTCAACCTTCGCATGGTGAAGGCGTTCAACGAGTTCGGGGCGACCGAGGATCGCCTGGTGACGGCGCTGGAGTGGGTGGCGAACAATGCCGTCACGCCGGCCATCGTCAACCTGAGCTTCACCGCCTCGCACGAGAGCCCGGTGATCGATGCCGCCGTGGATGCCGTCGCGATGAACCCCGGGCTCGTCGTGGTGATCGCTGCGGGCAACGCGAACATCGACGCCTGCGACTGTTCGCCGGCCCGCCTCCAGCCGGATGCGGCCCACCCCTTCCGGACGCGCATCATCACGGTGGGCGCGATCGACGAGAGCCACACGCGCTGGGTGGGCGTCACCAACGCGTCCAACAAGGGGGGGTGTCTGGACCTCTGGGCTCCGGGCGCGAACCTCCGCTCCGCGAGCTCGACCAGTGACACAGACTCGACCTTCTTCCCGCTCGAGGGGACCTCCTTCGCCGCGCCACACGTGAGCGGCGCGGCGGCCATCCTGCTGGCCAACGGCGTCGCTCCCGCCGACATCCCCGCGCGACTGATCGACGACGCGAGCGTGGGGCAGGTGGAGCTGGACTTCGGTGACACGAGCTCACCCAACCGGCTGTTGTACAAGCGCCCTCACGCCACGCCCCTCGTCAACGGCGCGGGCGTGAGCGTGTCCGACGTCACGGGCGGCCGGCGGAACTTCAAGCTGGACATCCCCGCGGGCCGACCCTCGGTGACGTTCTCCATCTCCGGGGGCACCGGGGACGCGGACCTCTACATCCGCCACGGCCAGTTCCCGGAGCTGCACGCCTACCAGTGCCGTCCGCTGCGCAAGGGCAACAACGAGACCTGCGTGGTGAACAACCCCGCGGGGGGCACCTGGCTCATCCAACTGGGAGCCTTCTCCACCTACACCACCACCTTGAAGGGTCAGTACTGATGAGGACACACGCGATGAAGAACTGGAACGTGTTGTGGATGTCGACCCTTGCGCTCGTGGTGGCGTGTGGTGTGCCCTCCAGCGAGGACGTGAGCGTGCCGGAAGCGACGCTGGCCACCCAGGAGTCGGCGCTGTGCGTGGGAGTGAGCTTCGACTCGCTCGAGATGGAGGGGGTGAGTTCCTTCGCGGGAGAGCTGGCGGGAGCAGGCTCCTGGGTGGTGGGCAACGGCGCCAACGCGGTGTACCTGGAGTACTCCCTGGACGGCGTGGACCACGGCTTCGATGAGCGCATCGGAGAGCAGGGGGAGTGGTTCTTCAGCGAGGCCGCGCCCGGACTCGGCTGTGGGGTGCATTCCTTCGTGGTGAAGGCCTCCCCCATGATCATCGACAGCAATGGCAACCGCGCCAAATGCGGCATCTCCCGGGAGGTGCACCGCAACTTCGTCCAGTTCTGCCCGAGCGTGAACCCGGGCGGCTACCACACGCTGGAGGTGAAGTCGGACGGCAACGTTTGGGCCTGGGGCTACAACTACTACGGCCAGTTGGGCAATGGGCAGAGGACCCAGCGTAACGCGCCGACGCGGGTGAGGGGCTTGAGCCATGTCGTCTCCGTTTCGGCCGGAGCCGAGCACTCGGCGGCGGTGACAGAGGACGGGAGCGTGTGGACGTGGGGCTCCAACTCTTACGGTCAGCTCGGAGACGGCACCACCACGATGCGCACGGTGCCTGTGCAGGTGCCGGAATTGAGCGACGTCGTCGCGGTGGCAGCCGCCGGCTCGCGGACGGTGGCGCTGAAGGCGGATGGGACCGTGTGGACCTGGGGAATCAACTCATCAGGAGAGCTCGGGAATGGGACCACCACCCACAGCTTGCTCCCCATCCAGGTGCCCAACCTCAGCGGTGTCACCAGCATCGCCGCGGGCTTGTGGCACACGCTGGCGGCGAAGAAGGACGGAAGCGCCTGGAGCTGGGGGAGCAACGCCTACGGACAGCTCGGTGACGGGACCACCCTCAACAGGTTGAGGCCCGTGCTGGTGGCGAGCCTCAGCGGCGTCCGCGCGCTCTCCGGAGGCGTCGTCCACACGGTCGCTCTGAAGTGGGACGGCACGGCGTGGAGCTGGGGCTACAACAGCGCGGGGCAGCTGGGCAACGGGACGACCACCAACAGCTCCATCCCGGTGCAGGTGGCAGGGCTCACCCAAGCCGTCGAGATTGACGCGGGCGGTTATCACACCCTGGCCAAGCGGCAGGATGGCACCTTGTATGCCTGGGGCGACAACTTCTACGGCGCGCTGGGCACCGGAAACACCACCAGCAGCTCCGTGCCGGTGCAGGTCCCGCTCACGGGGGTGCGCATGTTCGGGGCGGGCTATTACTCCTCCGTGGCCGAGCGGAAGAAGCTGATCGTGACCCAGGTGAACACCCTGTTTGCGTGGGGCTACAACACCAACGGAGAGCTGGGTGATGGGACCACCACCCAGCGCTCGTCCCCCGTGGCCGTCGTGGTCAGCGGAATCGTGAAGACCGCTGGCGGCGGTGCTCACTCGGTGGCCCTGGGGAGCGGAGGGGCGGTATGGACCTGGGGCTCCAATACCTATGGCCAGCTGGGCAACGGGACGACCACCCAGGTCGTCACGCCCACGCAGCTCCCGGGCATGAGCGGCGTCATCGACGTGGCGGCGGGGGTCAACCACACGGTGGCGCTGAGCGCGGAGGGCACCGTGGCCGCCTGGGGCTCCAATGCCTATGGCCAGCTCGGCAACGGGACGAACGCCAACCAGCTCACACCGCAGTCCGTGCTGGAGCTGGACGGCGTCACCGCCATCTCCGCGGGCTCCACGCACACGGTGGCGCTGAAGGCGGACGGCACCGTGTGGGCCTGGGGCTCCAACCTCTACGGCCAGCTCGGAGACGGGACCTTCACCCATCGCTCCTCGCCGGTGCAGGTGCCGTCCCTCGAGAATGTCGTCTCCATCGCCGCGGGCCACTTCCACACGGTGGCGGTGAAGGCGGATGGCACCCTGTGGGTCTGGGGCTACGGCCCCCTAGGGCAGTTGGGCCTCGGGACGACCACCAACCAGGCCGTGCCGGTGCAGGTCTCCGGACTCGGTCATGCCCTCGCCATCGCCGCGGGCGGCTACCACACGGTGGCGCTGCTGGCGAACGGCCAGGTGTGGACCTGGGGTTACAACTCCTCCGGCCAGCTCGGCGATGCGACGACCACCCATCGCTACTCTCCAGTGCTGGTCCCCGGCCTCAACAATGTCATCGCGCTCGCCGCGGGGGGGTACTCCACGGCGGTGTTGAAGCGGGACGGCACGGTGTGGGCCTTTGGCTACAACCCCAACGGCCAGCTCGGAGATGGGACGACGACCTCGCGCAGCTCACCGACCGTGACGCTCATGAACTCTGTCGTGGACCTCTCCTCGGGCGTCAACCACATGATGGGGCTGCGCAAGGACGCCTTTGTCCGGGCCTGCGGCTACAACGCGACCGGCCAGCTCGGCGACGGGACGACCACCCAACGCCCGACGCCAGTGCAGGTGACGAACCTCCCAGGTGACGGGAGCATCATCGTTTCCCCCGGGGGAGGTGGCGTCCTGGACGGTCGCTGAGGCTCCAACAGAGGCACTCCTGGCTCGCCGCGCTGTCGAGCGAGCCAGGAGACGACCCTCGCAAAACTGGGATTTCAGCTTGGAGGATGCTTTCTTGGGTCGGCTCCGGGTGGTAGCGTCCCTCACCACCAGTGGTTCCGGCCCAGGATGACAAGAGCCCGTCGTCGACGATGAGCACGACCCCCGATCCGGAGGTCCTGCTGCCCATGCTTCGAAGGAAGCTCGTCATCCTGTCGGGGAGCGACGCGGGCCGCAGCTTCTCGCTCCAGGTCCGGAGCTACCGGCTGGGGACGGATCCGGCGTGTGACATCGTCCTGAACGACCGGACCGTCTCCCGGCAGCACTTGTCTCTGGAGGTGAGAGAGGATCGGGTGCTGGCGCGGGACCTGGGGTCTCGCAACGGCTCGTTCTGCGAGCGCATGCGCTTCCGGGAGCTGGAGCTGCGCATGGGCGCCATCGTCAGGCTGGGCGCCACCGAGCTGAAGGTCGTCCCCACGGAGGTGCGCGAGCACATCATCCCGCTCTCGTCGGACACCCGGTTCGGGGGGCTGGTGGGGGGCAGCCGGAGGATGCGCGAGGTCTTCACGCTGCTGCAGCGGCTGGCGTCGGGGGACGCGGACGTCCTCATCCAAGGCGAGACGGGGACGGGCAAGGAGCTGTGCGCGGCGGGCATCCACGCGGCCAGCCCGCGCAGCCGGGGGCCGTTCAGCATCGTGGATGTCGCGGGCATCACCCCCTCGCTGGTGGAGTCCGAGCTCTTCGGCCACATGAAGGGCGCGTTCACCGGAGCCCACTCGGAGCGGCCTGGGGCCTTCGAGCAGGCGGATGGAGGCACCGTCTTCCTGGACGAGGTGGGAGAGCTGCCGCTGGAGTTCCAGCCGCGCCTGCTGCGAGTGCTGGAGGGGCGCCAGGTGAAGCGGGTGGGCGCCAACGAGTACCGCACCGTGAACGTGCGGGTGGTGGCGGCGACGCACAGGGACCTGGAGGCGGACGTCAAGGAGGGCCGGTTCCGCGAGGATCTGTTCCACCGGCTCGCGGTGCTGCGGGTGACGCTGCCGCCGCTGCGCGAGCGCCCCGAGGACATCCCGCTGCTGGTGGACACGATGCTGGAGCGGCTGGGCCGGCCGCCCAGCGCGCTGTCCGAGCAGACGCGGGCCTTGCTGGAGCAGTACCCGTGGCCCGGCAACGTGCGCGAGCTGCGCAACGTGGTCCAGCGCGTGGTGAACCTGGGAGAGCAGGCGCTGCCGGAGGTGTCTGCCTCGGAGCGGGCGCGCTTCACCAGCGCCGAGCTGGAGATGCCCTTCAAGGAGGCCAAGGAGCGCCTCATCGATGGCTTCGAGCGCGACTATCTCAAGAACCTGCTGGAGCGCTGCGGGGGCAACATCTCACGGGCCTCACGTGAAGCGGGCCTCGCGCGGCTCTATGTGCGCAAGCTGCTCAAGAAGTACGGACTGCACGCAAGCAAGGATGCGGAGTGACGTAGGGAGCGCGGCCCGTCTGTGGCCGTGAGCCGCTCCGGCTCCGGGTGGACACTGGGCGTGGCCTGGCCTCAACCCCACTCCCAACCTCACCCCACTTCCGCAGGAGGTGCGGTCCGTCGGCTGAACCCTCTCACGCGACACCTATCTTGACGCTCACCGTTCTGAGATGCGGCGCAGGTGGCCGACCTCGCACTGGCACGAGGAGGCACAGCGCCTCGTGCCAAGGCGGGCTGCCCGCTCAGGATGAGAGCCTCATCCTGAACCAGGTCCGTATGCATCGTGCGCTGTCGACCTACACAAGAACGAACGGGTATCCTCCGAAAAATGGGCAAGAGTGAAAAGCCACTCGGAAAGATCAGCTCAATTAACGCAT from Myxococcus stipitatus carries:
- a CDS encoding HEAT repeat domain-containing protein — its product is MRKSGKWMNVGGKPFSKVLRVGLPFLLVSMLGLWWGASRSAAVAPSETSRSPQAAPAVAGLSTQLQGVSPSPLTGTRAWVPGALYRYALNADQKISFRPTQPGAQALPGMRFILRGEWTMGIVSAEAERVDARVSLQLSSLTVEVGDSGPVAPDVQQNLATALQLPFFLTHDNSGRVTLTHFEQAADPLVRGILRSIVASSQFVVVGAPGATWTAEEFDTTGRYSAGYLRLEPGRFEKRKLSYSHVAFPQGLEPLSGQVRINVSTRSTFALAQDLWTSSLDAQERVEVEAGQTMPPTTYESSLSLSLLERRVDPTLIGAFVARRAWLSSAAMSAFQGMEQDPMDQYRQVLGGKDFDTLIKELRALPEEPTARDEARSIVLEQLRALFMLHPSEAAKVPDIIRAGMAPLAASPMLGALSAASTREAIQALAEVTGDGAIPHDIRMDSVAALGVAKDPTVEGLEALRGVAGEEDGMLRDTARLALGNAAAQLTDTDPKGAENLVSELTRDYRSASTAEAQVGALNSLGNTRSPSALATLEDALQSQDPRVRQAALNALRIIQDPRADQLLANHLLKDPAPEVRQAAVFASNFRPLAPLLPALAQALRMDPADGVRNEVIHLLGDQRALVPEALPLLAWASQHDANPDLRQAAAVFVNTPTTRSSTPRASP
- a CDS encoding Hint domain-containing protein produces the protein MSRKIWGAMALVVVAMVLPAQVQAQPLLLGRCTVDNLSTSDAAKQRVEWARKCALNQNVGHPGAAFNTGLSSASGGTLKDYLESDLERNSAGEGSFAGSNFQVNNAAMFALYNAGPTYQALDTDGYLQWSRDSWRRKGRPLYPTFGTTPDIADGDNRQLFPHKDLANCRLYFDKESTEPAFTAFHVNGYCESACYTAEQKILFSDGDLPIREAMEALREDLITLTPDSTFDNLQLQPNLTYSYTRELRDAEHTLFVITARSGGQLRLTLEHPVITGEGRIVQAQTLKVGDALVKADGTLDPIVDIQKATFFGKVYNLAPVTTDRVSNILVAHGYLVGSVRFQNDEVGYLNRIILYRSIPADVLPQVESP
- a CDS encoding S8 family serine peptidase codes for the protein MSRFITLSLVLASVGVLAAPPRKSGPGRLMRADNPVTGEYLVVLKEKPGRGLSSMAAKAGALARQYGARVLTTHETAFRGFLISASEEQAQALAEAPQVDYVLENGIVQPSGVQSPADWNLDRIDQETLPLDNSYLAEDATGVTVYIIDSGIRASHLEFEGRAQVEFNAVPNQTGDDVTGHGTAVAGIIGGKTHGVAKKVNLRMVKAFNEFGATEDRLVTALEWVANNAVTPAIVNLSFTASHESPVIDAAVDAVAMNPGLVVVIAAGNANIDACDCSPARLQPDAAHPFRTRIITVGAIDESHTRWVGVTNASNKGGCLDLWAPGANLRSASSTSDTDSTFFPLEGTSFAAPHVSGAAAILLANGVAPADIPARLIDDASVGQVELDFGDTSSPNRLLYKRPHATPLVNGAGVSVSDVTGGRRNFKLDIPAGRPSVTFSISGGTGDADLYIRHGQFPELHAYQCRPLRKGNNETCVVNNPAGGTWLIQLGAFSTYTTTLKGQY
- a CDS encoding RCC1 repeat-containing protein gives rise to the protein MKNWNVLWMSTLALVVACGVPSSEDVSVPEATLATQESALCVGVSFDSLEMEGVSSFAGELAGAGSWVVGNGANAVYLEYSLDGVDHGFDERIGEQGEWFFSEAAPGLGCGVHSFVVKASPMIIDSNGNRAKCGISREVHRNFVQFCPSVNPGGYHTLEVKSDGNVWAWGYNYYGQLGNGQRTQRNAPTRVRGLSHVVSVSAGAEHSAAVTEDGSVWTWGSNSYGQLGDGTTTMRTVPVQVPELSDVVAVAAAGSRTVALKADGTVWTWGINSSGELGNGTTTHSLLPIQVPNLSGVTSIAAGLWHTLAAKKDGSAWSWGSNAYGQLGDGTTLNRLRPVLVASLSGVRALSGGVVHTVALKWDGTAWSWGYNSAGQLGNGTTTNSSIPVQVAGLTQAVEIDAGGYHTLAKRQDGTLYAWGDNFYGALGTGNTTSSSVPVQVPLTGVRMFGAGYYSSVAERKKLIVTQVNTLFAWGYNTNGELGDGTTTQRSSPVAVVVSGIVKTAGGGAHSVALGSGGAVWTWGSNTYGQLGNGTTTQVVTPTQLPGMSGVIDVAAGVNHTVALSAEGTVAAWGSNAYGQLGNGTNANQLTPQSVLELDGVTAISAGSTHTVALKADGTVWAWGSNLYGQLGDGTFTHRSSPVQVPSLENVVSIAAGHFHTVAVKADGTLWVWGYGPLGQLGLGTTTNQAVPVQVSGLGHALAIAAGGYHTVALLANGQVWTWGYNSSGQLGDATTTHRYSPVLVPGLNNVIALAAGGYSTAVLKRDGTVWAFGYNPNGQLGDGTTTSRSSPTVTLMNSVVDLSSGVNHMMGLRKDAFVRACGYNATGQLGDGTTTQRPTPVQVTNLPGDGSIIVSPGGGGVLDGR
- a CDS encoding sigma 54-interacting transcriptional regulator, which codes for MSTTPDPEVLLPMLRRKLVILSGSDAGRSFSLQVRSYRLGTDPACDIVLNDRTVSRQHLSLEVREDRVLARDLGSRNGSFCERMRFRELELRMGAIVRLGATELKVVPTEVREHIIPLSSDTRFGGLVGGSRRMREVFTLLQRLASGDADVLIQGETGTGKELCAAGIHAASPRSRGPFSIVDVAGITPSLVESELFGHMKGAFTGAHSERPGAFEQADGGTVFLDEVGELPLEFQPRLLRVLEGRQVKRVGANEYRTVNVRVVAATHRDLEADVKEGRFREDLFHRLAVLRVTLPPLRERPEDIPLLVDTMLERLGRPPSALSEQTRALLEQYPWPGNVRELRNVVQRVVNLGEQALPEVSASERARFTSAELEMPFKEAKERLIDGFERDYLKNLLERCGGNISRASREAGLARLYVRKLLKKYGLHASKDAE